A stretch of Natator depressus isolate rNatDep1 chromosome 2, rNatDep2.hap1, whole genome shotgun sequence DNA encodes these proteins:
- the LOC141981861 gene encoding protein-glutamine gamma-glutamyltransferase 5-like: MEAIALGDVDLNCPYNCKNHNTHFFGTDKQIVRRGQAFNFYVNFQNREWDDTRDTMSFTVETDDPVYMYNEAHRKEYVLNEQGMLYQGVHKHITSRPWHFGQFEDGILDICLKLLDMGANYHHDSDRESSWRNDPVHVSMVVNHMICGHSSNSIMKLPQNNDYLQGAKPLSWNGSVPILQQWYKGRCRPVRYGDSASLASVMCTVMRCLGIPSRVVTNFYSPQRAENPLVVNELFDCTGKTLRGKDSLWSYHCWNESWMARRDLNQCCGDWQCLDPTPLETGRGSICCGPTSVRSIKDGNLDLDYDGHHMFSRLNAGCVGWLSQGSVSKTKLYYDIWPCGQYISTKCIGSDLREDITRAYKYELGSLKDKEAFYRAYRKIHSGYCNAPNSDIDREVASLRNPFLSDAGIAMRLKMANCPVYGQDVCLQWVLENLRKEPKNLNFNLCAQVMTCNGCPLDQFWKDNMNVILGPREVKTIPLHIPFDQYGSHLSDYNIMRVVAVSEPECGGEVLMVNRDIVINKPALDIKEDLRNCVLSLEGYGLFKDPKTIE; the protein is encoded by the exons CTATTGCGTTGGGAGATGTCGACCTAAACTGTCCTTACAACTGCAAAAACCATAACACTCATTTCTTCGGCACTGACAAACAGATAGTAAGGAGAGGCCAGGCCTTCAACTTTTATGTGAATTTCCAAAACCGGGAATGGGATGACACCAGGGACACCATGTCCTTCACTGTGGAGACAG ATGACCCTGTGTATATGTACAATGAGGCCCACAGAAAAGAATATGTCCTGAATGAACAAGGAATGCTGTACCAGGGAGTTCACAAGCACATTACTTCTAGGCCGTGGCACTTTGGACAG TTTGAAGATGGCATTTTGGATATCTGCCTGAAACTCCTGGATATGGGTGCAAATTACCATCATGACTCTGACCGAGAAAGTAGTTGGCGCAATGATCCTGTGCATGTCAGCATGGTGGTAAACCACATG ATCTGTGGCCATAGCAGTAACAGCATCATGAAGCTCCCACAAAACAATGATTACCTTCAGGGGGCTAAACCACTGTCATGGAATGGAAGTGTTCCCATCCTTCAGCAGTGGTATAAAGGCCGATGCAGGCCGGTCAGATATGGAGACTCTGCGTCTCTTGCATCAGTAATGTGCACAG TGATGAGGTGTTTGGGAATCCCAAGCCGTGTTGTCACAAACTTCTATTCTCCTCAACGTGCTGAGAACCCCCTTGTTGTCAATGAACTTTTTGACTGTACTGGCAAAACCCTGCGTGGCAAAGACAGCCTTTG GAGCTACCACTGCTGGAATGAATCTTGGATGGCCCGCAGAGATCTAAATCAATGCTGTGGTGATTGGCAGTGTCTGGATCCAACACCCCTGGAGACTGGTAGAG GTTCAATATGCTGTGGTCCTACTTCGGTCAGAAGCATCAAAGATGGAAATCTGGACTTGGACTATGACGGCCATCATATGTTCTCTCGGCTGAATGCAGGCTGTGTTGGCTGGCTTTCCCAAGGCTCTGTCTCAAAGACAAAACTATACTACGACATTTGGCCTTGTGGGCAATACATCAGCACCAAGTGCATTGGTAGTGACCTACGTGAGGATATCACCAGAGCTTACAAGTATGAATTAG GTTCTCTGAAAGACAAAGAAGCATTTTACAGAGCTTATAGAAAAATTCATTCTGGATACTGTAATGCTCCCAATTCAGATATAGACAGGGAGGTAGCATCTCTCCGAAACCCATTCCTGAGTGATGCTGGTATTGCTATGAGGCTTAAGATGGCTAATTGCCCTGTATATGGCCAAGATGTCTGTCTGCAATGGGTGCTTGAAAACTTACGTAAGGAGCCCAAGAACCTGAATTTCAACTTGTGTGCTCAGGTGATGACATGCAATGGATGTCCATTGGATCAGTTCTGGAAGGACAATATGAATGTCATTCTGGGTCCAAGGGAAG TGAAAACAATCCCACTACACATACCATTTGACCAATATGGGTCGCACCTCTCTGACTACAACATTATGAGAGTGGTAGCTGTCTCAGAACCAGAATGTGGTGGTGAAGTCCTGATGGTGAACAGAGATATTGTGATTAACAAGCCTGCTCTTGATATTAAG GAGGACCTGAGGAACTGTGTACTGAGCCTGGAAGGTTATGGACTGTTCAAAGACCCAAAGACTATTGAGTAA